The Roseicyclus marinus genome has a segment encoding these proteins:
- a CDS encoding helix-turn-helix transcriptional regulator produces the protein MTSVEELWAHHTEVMASYGFDRLFYAFNAFRGAGLYDNPEDALLLTNMPTDYIDAYVDGGMFRDGVMMRWAIQNTGSASWERVYAEMADQPLTDGERALRALHERHGILAGYTISFPMAIKNANAGIGMAVRRDMTQADADAVWAEHGAEIEILNHVAHLCILQLPATGQRRLLTPRQAEVLELVADGKTMQDIALILGRNVATVEKHLRGARDALGVETTAQAVRKASILNQIFRIETLPHKGQQANLSRPAASLAQTG, from the coding sequence ATGACCTCGGTCGAGGAGCTCTGGGCGCATCATACCGAAGTCATGGCCAGCTACGGCTTCGACCGGCTCTTTTACGCCTTCAACGCCTTTCGCGGCGCGGGTCTTTACGACAATCCCGAGGATGCGCTGCTCCTGACCAACATGCCGACCGATTACATCGATGCCTATGTCGATGGCGGCATGTTCCGGGATGGCGTGATGATGCGATGGGCCATCCAGAACACCGGCAGCGCATCCTGGGAACGCGTCTATGCCGAAATGGCCGATCAACCGCTGACCGATGGCGAACGCGCCTTGCGCGCGCTGCATGAACGCCATGGCATCCTTGCGGGCTACACGATCAGCTTTCCCATGGCGATCAAGAATGCCAATGCCGGCATCGGCATGGCCGTGCGGCGCGACATGACCCAGGCGGATGCCGATGCGGTCTGGGCCGAACACGGAGCCGAGATCGAGATCCTCAACCATGTCGCCCATCTGTGCATCCTGCAATTGCCCGCTACCGGCCAGCGACGGCTGCTCACCCCCCGTCAGGCCGAGGTGCTGGAGCTTGTGGCCGACGGCAAGACGATGCAGGACATCGCCCTGATCCTCGGGCGCAACGTGGCCACCGTCGAAAAACACCTGCGCGGCGCGCGTGACGCGCTCGGCGTCGAAACCACGGCACAGGCCGTGCGCAAGGCCTCGATCCTGAACCAGATTTTCCGGATCGAAACGCTGCCGCACAAAGGCCAGCAGGCCAACCTGTCCCGCCCCGCCGCGTCCCTTGCCCAGACGGGCTGA
- the aroQ gene encoding type II 3-dehydroquinate dehydratase, producing the protein MNILVLNGPNLNLLGTREPAIYGHTTLADIEADCIAHGKTLGLAVTCAQSNHEGALIDHLHAARGTMAGVVLNAGAYTHTSVALRDAITASELPVVELHLSNTHARESFRHVSLIAPVCIGVIQGFGARGYRLALQALCGHLQQGSE; encoded by the coding sequence CGAACCTGAACCTGCTCGGCACCCGTGAGCCCGCGATCTACGGCCACACGACCCTCGCCGACATCGAGGCCGATTGCATCGCCCATGGCAAAACCCTCGGCCTGGCCGTCACCTGCGCCCAATCCAACCACGAAGGCGCGCTGATCGACCACCTGCATGCTGCGCGCGGCACCATGGCGGGCGTCGTGCTGAACGCGGGCGCCTATACCCATACCTCCGTCGCGCTCCGCGATGCGATCACGGCCAGCGAATTGCCCGTGGTCGAACTGCACCTGTCCAACACCCATGCGCGGGAAAGCTTCCGCCATGTCTCGCTCATCGCGCCGGTCTGCATCGGCGTGATCCAGGGGTTCGGTGCGCGCGGCTACCGGCTCGCGCTCCAGGCGTTGTGCGGCCACCTCCAACAAGGCTCTGAATGA